A single genomic interval of Lycium ferocissimum isolate CSIRO_LF1 unplaced genomic scaffold, AGI_CSIRO_Lferr_CH_V1 ctg14662, whole genome shotgun sequence harbors:
- the LOC132042351 gene encoding uncharacterized protein LOC132042351: MEASEEEYVKWEFMMDEIFASYPYSQERKMKLAMGTFEKKLAHYWAHKRGDPITTWDAMKESLRGHYPEPHEKGHRSKTTSQEKKSKGKKQSPSCEMPQIQHIPSPIETPSEIWAALKRKWLKGGTADKTITSLGQMSFPLVSQGKEDPLHENQGKITSPNTLTLLSDRNANLSMKVSLPCIEPSESLPCLDNVIVESVPTLVDPIDDRIDPSCKVDLCPPSVDTCALNDSALSNTGAQTLVDPLDDQIDSSCKINLCPPNVDTCELNGSTMSCDHHVSNSCEFDILPTGVEPCVDQLGCNDNSLLENPCDLFNVPL; encoded by the coding sequence ATGGAAGCTAGTGAAGAAGAGTATGTTAAATGGGAGTTCATGATGGATGAAATCTTTGCTAGTTACCCTTATTCCCAAGAAAGGAAGATGAAATTGGCTATGGGGACTTTTGAGAAGAAGCTTGCACACTATTGGGCGCACAAGAGGGGAGATCCAATCACTACTTGGGATGCAATGAAAGAGAGCTTGAGAGGCCATTATCCCGAACCACATGAAAAGGGGCATAGGAGCAAAACCACTTCCCAAGAGAAGAAGTCAAAAGGGAAGAAGCAAAGTCCCTCTTGTGAGATGCCACAAATTCAACATATTCCTTCACCTATAGAAACCCCAAGTGAGATTTGGGCGGCATTGAAAAGGAAGTGGTTGAAAGGAGGAACGGCGGACAAGACCATTACTTCACTTGGTCAAATGAGCTTCCCTTTGGtgtctcaaggcaaggaagatccCTTACATGAGAATCAAGGTAAAATAACTTCTCCTAATACTCTTACTTTATTGAGTGATCGTAATGCCAATTTGAGTATGAAAGTTAGTTTACCTTGCATTGAGCCTAGTGAATCCTTGCCATGtcttgataatgtcattgttgaaagtgtccctacactagttgatcctattgatgaccgaattgatccttcttgcaaggtcgatttgtgtccacctagtgttgacacttgtgctttgaatgatagtgcattATCGAATACAGGTgctcaaacactagttgatcctttagatgaccaaattgattcttcttgtaagatcaatttgtgtccacctaatgttgacacttgtgaattaAATGGTAGTACAATGTCATGTGATCATCATGTTAGTAATTCTTGCGAGTTTGACATACTACCAACTGGTGTTGAACCTTGTGTTGATCAACTTGGttgtaatgataattcactacttGAGAATCCTTGCGATTTGTTTAATGTACCTCTA